One window of Roseofilum capinflatum BLCC-M114 genomic DNA carries:
- the upp gene encoding uracil phosphoribosyltransferase — MSNITVINHPLIAHKLTLMRREETSTAKFRSLLKEISLLLAYEVTRDLPLKSEKIQTPLGVMQAPVLAPEKKMVVISIMRAGQGILDGMLELIPSARVGHIGLYRDPRTLIPIEYYLKVPHDVEERDMFIVDPMLATGNTAVAAIGRLKELNPTSIKFVCLLAAPEGLDHVQEEHPDIPIYTAAIDEGLDEQGYILPGLGDAGDRLFGTK; from the coding sequence ATGTCCAACATTACCGTTATCAATCATCCCCTCATTGCCCATAAACTAACCCTGATGCGTCGTGAGGAAACCAGTACAGCCAAATTTCGCTCTTTGCTCAAAGAAATCAGCCTATTGCTGGCCTATGAAGTCACGAGAGATTTACCGTTAAAATCAGAAAAAATACAGACTCCTTTAGGGGTTATGCAAGCGCCGGTTTTAGCGCCAGAAAAGAAAATGGTCGTGATTTCCATTATGCGAGCTGGACAAGGAATTTTAGATGGCATGTTAGAATTAATTCCTTCTGCACGGGTAGGACATATTGGCTTATATCGCGACCCTAGAACCTTAATTCCGATTGAGTATTATTTGAAGGTTCCCCATGATGTAGAAGAGCGAGATATGTTTATTGTTGATCCCATGTTAGCGACCGGTAATACGGCTGTTGCTGCTATTGGTCGTTTAAAAGAACTTAACCCAACATCGATTAAATTTGTGTGCTTGTTAGCCGCTCCGGAAGGATTAGATCATGTTCAAGAAGAACATCCGGATATTCCAATTTATACAGCCGCTATTGATGAAGGCTTGGACGAGCAGGGTTATATTTTACCTGGCTTAGGAGATGCGGGCGATCGCCTCTTCGGAACCAAGTAG
- a CDS encoding ATP-binding protein — translation MLKTSLPITHRPKLPLRWVLVIPFTIQLFAVVGFTSWLSLRNGEQAVNNLARQLRNEVVARIEQKLLVLIETPIRVSQNNVDSIELNLLDLEDIPTLEVYFWNQLYQFEELAFIGLETADGHLVSAERQVNGEITLTVATAETGFLAEQWQTNDKGERIDKLRSLPNFHLHLPYQLPPTKPTESPTWNDIHILQTSQRPVLSTYHPLYDSQNRLLGTISVDLALDQINDFLSDIKIGQTGQTFILDLSGALIASSTDRPFSEPNTPLTSLSVNKAIHSRSALVRETTQYLIDHFGSLADIDRTHQLHFSLESHKQFVQVTPLNNEFGINLLIVVVLPESDVMGQIYTNTQQTIILCLLALGVTTGFGVLTAQWIAQPILRLSRASEAIANGNFDRQVHFKNIKELDIVSSSFNQMAGEVKALVNSLQQENDKLEKKVQQRTQELEHQKTFLRLIIDTDPNIIYVKDWEGHLVLVNQALANLFNTPIAEIIGKNQAQFIHNLEDLEQYRRHAREVMMQQVPKVFEERFTKPTGEKIYFESIKLPLGSRENGLPLMLVVSIDITNHKSIEENLKMAKEAADAANQAKSDFLANISHELRTPLNGILGYAQILQRAHDLNQYRKGVNVIQQAGSHLLNLINDILDLAKIEARKLELFPHNFHLNSFLLSVSEIIRIRAENQGIEFYYMPGKNLPGSIVADEKRLRQVLINLLGNAVKFTEKGSVTFLVESTFSSDSKTVNLKFEIQDTGVGMTPEESEKIFMPFEQVGSHSKRSEGTGLGLSICHQILQMMGSQIQVESVLGQGSTFRFELEVPISGDASKSGDSSNSGQIVGYRGQPIKLMIVDDHQVNRSVLTDLLKSLGFEIIEAQNGQAGLILLEELKPDLIITDLMMPELSGYEMAETIRNLPGYQSFPIIGSSASVSPEEQDRAIMAGCDEFLPKPIDLEKLLACLQKYLKLEWRYEPIQDSEIVLEEHKVSVVYPSSEELKNLYQASRIGDIEEIEYQAQLLKEANEEYTYFADRILKLTEDFDDRGIVKILEQLM, via the coding sequence ATGTTGAAAACCTCCTTACCCATTACTCATCGGCCTAAACTGCCCTTACGGTGGGTTCTGGTCATTCCCTTCACGATCCAACTCTTTGCGGTTGTTGGATTCACCAGTTGGTTAAGTCTACGCAATGGAGAGCAGGCTGTGAACAACTTAGCCCGTCAGCTCCGCAACGAAGTGGTGGCTCGCATTGAGCAGAAATTGCTAGTTTTGATTGAAACCCCCATTCGAGTGAGTCAAAATAATGTGGACTCTATTGAGCTAAATTTACTCGATCTGGAGGATATTCCCACCCTAGAGGTGTATTTCTGGAACCAACTGTATCAGTTTGAGGAGTTGGCCTTCATTGGACTAGAAACGGCAGATGGTCATTTAGTCAGTGCTGAACGGCAGGTGAACGGAGAGATTACCCTAACGGTGGCTACTGCTGAAACGGGTTTTCTGGCCGAACAGTGGCAAACCAATGACAAGGGAGAGAGAATAGACAAGTTGCGATCGCTCCCCAATTTTCATTTACATCTTCCCTATCAGCTCCCCCCGACCAAGCCCACAGAATCTCCTACCTGGAACGATATCCATATTCTGCAAACCAGTCAACGGCCGGTTCTTTCCACCTATCATCCCCTGTATGACTCCCAAAATCGGCTCCTAGGCACGATCAGCGTCGATCTAGCTCTAGACCAAATTAATGATTTTCTGAGCGACATCAAAATTGGCCAAACCGGACAAACTTTTATCCTCGATCTCTCTGGAGCATTGATCGCATCCTCAACGGATCGCCCCTTCTCTGAGCCAAATACCCCTCTCACCTCTCTGAGTGTAAATAAAGCCATCCATAGCCGTTCTGCCCTAGTTCGAGAAACCACTCAATATTTAATCGACCATTTTGGCTCCCTAGCAGACATCGACCGTACCCATCAACTGCATTTTTCCCTAGAATCTCACAAGCAATTTGTACAAGTCACCCCCCTTAATAATGAGTTTGGGATTAATTTACTGATTGTGGTGGTGCTTCCAGAATCCGATGTTATGGGCCAGATCTACACCAATACCCAACAAACCATTATCCTCTGTCTACTAGCGTTAGGCGTAACCACAGGATTTGGAGTCCTTACCGCCCAATGGATCGCCCAACCCATCCTTCGTCTGTCCAGAGCATCCGAGGCGATCGCCAACGGCAATTTCGATCGCCAAGTCCACTTCAAAAATATTAAAGAATTAGATATCGTTTCTTCTTCCTTTAACCAAATGGCCGGAGAAGTAAAAGCCTTGGTTAATTCTTTACAGCAGGAAAACGACAAACTAGAGAAAAAAGTCCAGCAACGGACGCAAGAACTTGAGCATCAAAAAACCTTTCTACGTCTAATCATTGACACCGATCCCAATATCATTTATGTCAAAGACTGGGAAGGACATCTCGTTTTAGTCAATCAAGCCCTAGCCAATTTATTTAATACTCCTATTGCAGAAATTATTGGCAAAAATCAAGCGCAATTCATTCATAACTTAGAAGATTTAGAGCAATACCGACGACATGCCCGTGAAGTCATGATGCAACAAGTGCCCAAAGTCTTTGAAGAAAGATTCACAAAACCGACAGGAGAAAAAATTTATTTTGAAAGTATTAAGCTGCCTTTAGGAAGTCGAGAAAATGGTCTCCCCCTCATGTTAGTAGTGAGCATCGATATTACCAATCATAAATCAATCGAGGAAAACCTAAAAATGGCCAAAGAAGCGGCTGATGCTGCTAATCAAGCCAAAAGTGATTTTCTGGCCAATATCAGCCATGAATTACGCACGCCTCTCAATGGTATTTTAGGCTATGCCCAAATTCTACAACGGGCCCATGATTTGAATCAATATCGGAAAGGAGTCAATGTTATTCAACAAGCTGGCTCCCATCTTTTGAACTTAATTAATGATATTTTAGATTTGGCTAAAATTGAGGCCCGTAAACTAGAATTATTTCCCCACAACTTCCATTTAAACTCATTTTTGTTAAGTGTGTCCGAAATCATTCGGATTCGGGCAGAAAATCAGGGGATTGAATTTTATTATATGCCGGGTAAAAATTTACCTGGTAGTATTGTAGCGGATGAAAAGCGGCTGCGCCAAGTCTTAATTAATTTATTGGGAAATGCAGTTAAGTTTACGGAAAAGGGATCGGTTACTTTTTTGGTCGAGAGTACATTCTCCTCTGATTCTAAGACAGTGAATCTAAAATTTGAAATTCAAGATACAGGGGTAGGCATGACACCAGAAGAATCGGAAAAAATTTTCATGCCTTTTGAACAAGTGGGTAGTCACTCTAAACGTTCTGAAGGCACAGGATTGGGGTTATCTATTTGTCACCAAATTTTACAGATGATGGGCAGTCAAATTCAGGTTGAGAGTGTTTTAGGACAAGGGAGTACCTTTAGGTTTGAGCTAGAAGTTCCGATCTCTGGGGACGCTTCAAAGTCGGGTGACTCTTCAAACTCTGGACAAATTGTGGGTTATCGGGGTCAACCCATAAAACTAATGATTGTTGACGATCATCAAGTCAATCGCTCTGTTTTAACTGACCTATTAAAGTCTTTAGGGTTTGAAATTATTGAGGCCCAAAATGGGCAAGCGGGTTTGATTTTACTGGAAGAATTAAAACCTGATTTGATTATTACGGACTTAATGATGCCGGAATTGAGCGGTTATGAAATGGCCGAGACTATCCGTAATTTACCTGGTTATCAATCTTTTCCCATTATTGGTTCATCGGCTAGTGTATCTCCAGAAGAGCAAGATCGGGCAATTATGGCAGGTTGTGATGAGTTTTTG